A genomic stretch from Sinorhizobium terangae includes:
- a CDS encoding DUF1013 domain-containing protein, with translation MAQQLLMPKATAVWLVDNTALSFDQIAQFCKLHPLEVKAIADGESAQGIKGLDPIATGQLSRDEIARGEANPNHKLKLSEPKVRVPDSKRKGPRYTPVSKRQDRPNAILWLVRNHPELKDAQISRLVGTTKTTIEQIRERTHWNSANLTPMDPVTLGLCSQIDLDLEVERASKGRPLPTAAEAGATLEAAQETEKLGYNFDREEEKEIDADAVFAKLKSLKSDRKDDEDDDY, from the coding sequence ATGGCTCAGCAACTGCTTATGCCCAAGGCAACCGCCGTCTGGCTTGTTGACAACACAGCGCTGTCATTCGACCAGATCGCGCAGTTCTGCAAGCTGCACCCACTCGAAGTGAAAGCGATCGCCGACGGTGAATCGGCGCAGGGCATCAAGGGCCTCGATCCGATCGCCACCGGTCAGCTTTCTCGCGACGAGATCGCGCGCGGCGAGGCAAACCCGAACCACAAGCTCAAGCTCTCCGAACCGAAGGTTCGCGTTCCGGACTCCAAGCGCAAGGGCCCGCGCTACACGCCGGTCTCCAAGCGCCAGGACCGTCCGAACGCCATCCTCTGGCTTGTGCGCAACCATCCCGAGCTGAAGGACGCGCAGATTTCGCGGCTTGTTGGCACGACGAAGACGACGATCGAGCAGATTCGCGAGCGCACCCATTGGAACTCGGCCAATCTGACGCCTATGGATCCGGTGACGCTCGGCCTCTGCTCACAGATCGACCTCGATCTCGAAGTCGAACGCGCCTCCAAGGGCCGTCCGCTGCCGACAGCAGCCGAGGCGGGTGCGACACTGGAGGCAGCACAGGAGACCGAAAAGCTCGGCTACAACTTCGACCGCGAGGAAGAGAAGGAAATCGACGCCGACGCCGTCTTCGCCAAGCTGAAGTCGCTGAAGTCGGATCGCAAGGACGACGAAGACGACGATTATTGA
- the acs gene encoding acetate--CoA ligase yields MSVKTYPVPKSAKSRTLLDNADYLKWYEESVADPDKFWGKHGRRIDWFKPYTKVKNTSFKGKVSIKWYEDGITNVSYNCIDRHLKTHGEKTAIIWEGDNPYIDKKITYNQLYDQVCRLANVLKKHGVKKGDRVTIYMPMIPEAAYAMLACARIGAIHSVVFGGFSPDALAGRIVDCESTFVITCDEGVRGGKPVPLKENTDTAIDIAAKQHVIVNKVLVVRRTGGKTGWAPGRDLWYHQEIATVKPDCPPVKMKAEDPLFILYTSGSTGKPKGVLHTTGGYLVYASMTHEYVFDYRDGDIYWCTADVGWVTGHSYIVYGPLANAATTLMFEGVPNFPDAGRFWEVIDKHKVNVFYTAPTAIRSLMGAGDEFVKRSSRSSVRLLGTVGEPINPEAWEWYYNVVGEQRSPIVDTWWQTETGGILITPLPGATDLKPGSATRPFFGVQPQLVDNEGNVLEGPADGNLCITDSWPGQMRTVYGDHARFIQTYFSTYKGKYFTGDGCRRDEDGYYWITGRVDDVLNVSGHRLGTAEVESALVSHHLVSEAAVVGYPHPIKGQGIYCYVSLMAGETGNDDLRQALVKHVRSEIGPIATPDKIQFAPGLPKTRSGKIMRRILRKIAEDDFGSLGDTSTLADPAVVDDLIANRQNQA; encoded by the coding sequence ATGTCCGTAAAGACCTATCCGGTTCCGAAATCCGCCAAGAGCCGGACGCTGCTCGACAACGCTGACTATCTGAAGTGGTACGAGGAGAGCGTTGCCGATCCGGACAAGTTCTGGGGCAAGCATGGCAGGCGGATCGATTGGTTCAAGCCCTACACCAAGGTCAAGAACACGTCCTTCAAGGGCAAAGTCTCGATCAAGTGGTACGAGGACGGCATTACCAACGTCTCCTACAACTGCATCGACCGCCATCTGAAGACCCATGGCGAGAAGACCGCGATCATCTGGGAGGGGGACAATCCCTACATCGACAAGAAGATCACCTATAACCAGCTTTACGATCAGGTCTGCCGTCTCGCCAACGTGCTGAAGAAGCATGGTGTCAAGAAGGGCGATCGCGTCACCATCTACATGCCGATGATTCCGGAAGCGGCCTATGCGATGCTCGCCTGTGCCCGTATCGGCGCCATCCATTCGGTCGTCTTCGGCGGCTTCTCACCGGACGCGCTCGCCGGCCGCATCGTCGACTGCGAATCCACTTTCGTCATCACCTGCGATGAAGGCGTGCGTGGCGGCAAACCGGTTCCGCTCAAGGAAAACACCGACACGGCGATCGATATTGCGGCCAAGCAGCACGTGATCGTCAACAAGGTACTGGTCGTGCGCCGCACCGGCGGGAAGACGGGCTGGGCACCAGGGCGCGACCTCTGGTACCACCAGGAAATCGCGACCGTGAAGCCGGACTGCCCGCCGGTGAAGATGAAGGCCGAGGATCCGCTGTTCATCCTCTACACCTCGGGCTCGACCGGCAAACCCAAGGGCGTGCTGCACACGACCGGCGGCTATCTCGTCTATGCGTCGATGACGCATGAATATGTCTTCGACTACCGCGACGGCGATATCTACTGGTGCACGGCCGATGTCGGCTGGGTCACCGGCCATTCCTACATTGTCTACGGCCCGCTCGCCAATGCGGCGACGACGCTGATGTTCGAAGGCGTGCCCAACTTCCCGGATGCCGGCCGCTTCTGGGAGGTCATCGACAAGCACAAGGTCAACGTCTTCTACACGGCGCCGACGGCGATCCGCTCGCTGATGGGTGCCGGCGACGAGTTCGTCAAGCGCTCCTCGCGTTCGTCCGTGCGCCTGCTTGGCACCGTCGGCGAACCGATCAATCCGGAAGCCTGGGAATGGTACTACAATGTCGTCGGCGAACAGCGCTCGCCGATCGTCGATACCTGGTGGCAGACGGAAACGGGCGGCATCCTGATCACCCCGCTGCCGGGCGCGACCGATCTCAAGCCCGGTTCGGCGACCCGGCCCTTCTTCGGCGTCCAGCCGCAACTCGTCGACAACGAGGGCAATGTGCTCGAGGGTCCGGCCGACGGCAATCTCTGCATCACCGACAGCTGGCCCGGCCAGATGCGGACGGTCTATGGCGACCATGCCCGCTTCATTCAGACCTATTTCTCCACCTACAAGGGCAAGTATTTCACCGGCGACGGCTGCCGGCGCGACGAGGACGGCTACTACTGGATCACCGGCCGCGTCGATGACGTGCTCAATGTTTCCGGCCACCGCCTCGGCACGGCCGAGGTCGAGTCGGCGCTCGTCTCGCACCATCTCGTCTCGGAAGCGGCGGTCGTCGGCTATCCGCACCCGATCAAGGGACAGGGCATTTACTGCTATGTCTCATTGATGGCCGGCGAGACCGGCAACGACGATCTTCGCCAGGCCCTCGTCAAGCATGTCCGCTCGGAAATCGGACCGATCGCCACGCCGGACAAGATCCAGTTCGCACCCGGGCTGCCGAAGACTCGATCCGGCAAGATCATGCGGCGCATTCTCCGCAAGATCGCCGAGGACGACTTTGGTTCTCTGGGCGACACTTCGACGCTTGCCGATCCCGCGGTGGTCGACGACCTGATTGCCAACCGCCAGAATCAGGCGTGA
- a CDS encoding DUF1674 domain-containing protein, translating to MMGINPTLFNITEIRDPMQNDNDNSPDRPKRPLPPAALRALKEAEERRRAAEPQVMPTELGGRGGLDPARFGDWEIKGRAIDF from the coding sequence ATGATGGGTATAAACCCGACGCTCTTCAATATCACGGAAATCCGGGATCCCATGCAGAACGACAACGACAATTCGCCCGACCGCCCCAAGCGCCCGCTGCCGCCTGCCGCCCTTCGTGCGCTGAAGGAGGCGGAGGAGAGAAGACGCGCTGCGGAACCACAAGTCATGCCGACCGAGCTTGGCGGCCGCGGGGGCCTTGATCCGGCGCGCTTCGGCGATTGGGAGATCAAGGGTCGGGCGATCGATTTCTGA